ATACCTTAGCAGGGGTTTCCTagatactggaaataaaaaacatcaaggacagcatAGGCAACAGCATCTTCGGCTGCTCTCAAACGACGGAGATTGCGTTACTTTCCACAGATTGACCGCTTACCACCTGTTTTTGGGCTCGCATTTCGACAGAACGCTTGCCTCGAGAGGCGCGCGGCACGGATCTGAACTCTTCTTCATGAGACATTGAActgaatttatcggaaatatgccaccaccaccaacaacatgagcttttttcgggtatttgtcgttttttatgctaaccccaccccattgcccttgcggtcaataaatcatcgcgtttttcattttttttatgcgcgttcgagaacctccaaagggaatattgagggtctttgtacagtttcagtttattttaccgacaaaaaagaacaaaacaaagcaaaagacaagtatacagaaacacgcagaagcaatgtggtgaggaagcccaaaaagaaaccataaggcttaagtcatccccttttcgttcgcttagcgtcgaataggtttcctggttttgggtgggtcggtcggtggggtgaaaaaaaaaatcacaagaaatctgagaacgggaggcctgaaacaccagcatcattgccgtggagactgaaaacaacaagacatggtcaccaaatcgactcaaactcaatatggcggaaaatttgatggtcaatttcataaaaaaaggcccaaaaagggtaaaaagcaaagaggatacaccaccgaacgttttatgcctcgaaatgatgttataatgctaattttttagattaaaagaattaatctaagtctaaaaaaaaataaaccttgtcgtttctttttcttgcttttttaaaaaatgccaaaaaccTGGGTCTTTTGGACgacactaaacgaagaaaaaattaatataggaattaagctcccttaaagtataaaagtataagtttacaaggacaggatcaaacgtatactgagtaactaaatgataaaaatttgatcaaaattaaatgaaaggctaagaGCCTAAGCGCCGTctgataacgaaacggtaaacaagaagtgctgcctctcctttaaggtggctgaacagaGTTTAGGCAGTTTGTATGTCATTTGTCAAATCATGGCGAGaaaaaggttgcagctcacaagctgaaacttgacaattgaaaaatatactgatgaaagattttgatcgacaggtaaaatttgacgttttcgcaGTTtacatggcaacatgaacgactgaatacaactttaaattttcacttttggtcagtttacataaaattcgctcattagattttcctataaacttacACACAGCttattataattaatcattaccatttgaaacttatttgaccaaatagacgggtttttagataatcaataatataatggtactgtaattattaaatgcgtcacaaaattcgtctgtcaaattccattttaaagttcttattatttaaaatacgataaaagtaaaaattctgccaagtatcacaaaattttaatgagtaaaTTTTGTGAAATGGTCTTCTGTGTTTCCATTGCTTTTTcgtcgccatgtttgtttgtctaatttaaaacacctGCCGTCACGCGAGTTGCCGCTGACCGctcgcaaaactgtgttcagccaccttaaaagaGACGTGAAATACTGGTTGGACCACATCCTGGACTCCCGCGAAAACCGCAAGAGAGGAACGCTCAGGGCTAAGGAGactaaacaggggcgtagctacttgTATGCTCGGTTTGCACGTGCGTACTCGAAAacgttgaggaaaaaaaatagaaaaaaataaacagaactaaaaaaaatcggtttccagagaagcgacgacattaattggagaaccggatcttggatgatttatttatatagcaagcTTGATGATGTAAAGCGTGAATACGTTGTTTTCTCCACGACCTGTCTTCGGAGTAGACGAAGTAGGGCACAATTACGTCAATGTGTGGTGCTTTTGTCGgtcaaaaataatgtgacaaaaaggggtaaaaagagtcatttgtaaactaaagtcggaggtactacaagcttgatttttaatagcagaattaatgataaacggttgacgtcaatgaacataacaagccgacagaattaaagaatgCTTTTGCTTACAATTGTTAACCCCACCTTTAATAAAggcaccttaaaaaaatgttgagatttggggtaggggggggagggggggaagaagatgtagaaaaagttgggCGTACCTCCGGAAAAATCCTGACTACGCACCTGCTAAAGCCTGAAACTGAACAACAGGAGTCTTGACGAAACGTCCTCAGTTATCACCTGTCCGGGGTCGTACTTCCAAGGAAACGCTGATCAAGAATCACTCATGATGGAATGAAAACTCTCGTAGCTTCCAGCGAAAAaaggagtgacaacagtggtaagcgGTCGTTCTGTGAAATGTAACACAATCTTTGCTGTTTACGATCTTTCGGCGCTTGGATTTGAAACGTTGTTGTTTGGTATGTTCTCCCGTGTGGATACTTGACATTTCCAATATATGGAAACACCATGCTAAGGTACGAACAACAGAcattcacaacattgttttgtacgctaaaatctgatttcatggacgtaaaacgttttgaattttaagcctTTTTAATATTAGTGCTTTGCCCTCCCTTTGACAACTTCATGTGACTGGTGCACTTGGCAGGAGTTGACAGCTTAAATCTGCCTTTCTTGATAGCAAACGGCATTAATTTATATCAGATCGCTGTATAAACATGTCTTGGTTTCTGAAAGCTGATAACATGAAACCActattgctcaaactgatttcttactgtatttttccaagtttttagcatcggccgccgcgtctggaaagctcaaatttcagaaaagtactacttgtatattttggcctcaaaaattttcttgtaagttgcccgtagttttgaaaacagattttgaaagaagaggtaacgctctttaacgtggtataagactcgttactgaaatcgaggtaccagtcgacgattttgggctttgaaatgtgccattttttcattgaacgaaaacgttcaaaatattgaaaataatgaaaaatctccaaaatattacactttcgttcaaactgagtaaatcaccacttagaatgtgtgcaattaagtactcttctgaataagttatttgttctccgcattacaatggatttgaattttaaaatgatttttttgtgacacatggtctcgggcctggaaaacccggtccgagagccgcgaaaccaaaAACCCCCCCGTatgtggaaaataattatcggatcgaagtaaaaattacatttatgttaatagcttacctagtgctactttgtgaatttttttgagaattttcgattttttacttttgtagacctctggtcgatatttactgacatccgctcttaagcaCTTTCCTAACAATGCCCCCTCTTTTACCAGAATATGTGGATGAGGTGGGAGAACCGGTGTTCAGCATGCGCCTGGCTGAGAGCAATGCTATCCTCTTgaagtacaaaacaaaaaccccAGCACCTTTGAACTCGCAGTTCACAGAGAGACGAAGTAGAGCAGAGGCAGTGGAAAACTACAATAAGAgaaaacagaaagaaacagtAGCATACCCTTCAGGTGAGGTTATGTGATTAATTACTAGAAATGCCCATACTTGCAAGTATTTATAACAAAGATACGCTCTGATTGTGTTCATTACACTATGGTCACTATTATCCACTCAAGTTTCTTGAATAAGGTTTGTAAGGCCAGTTTTTATAATAAACTGTATGTAACTAATGGTTTTACTATCTGTCATTACCTTTATTATAATAAATGTATGCTCCTTCTGCCCACAACAATTCCACAAGATGTGTGTGTGTGCTCTCTCTATATATACTTTTCATGAATGGTTTTGCTTGCAGTTGAAGTTCAAGATGTACTTCAGGCATCATGCAGCAGTGCTGACCAGCAGCCTGCCAGGAAGAAGCGAAAGGCTCCAGTGTGTAGAAAGTGCAAGAAGCCGATGAAAAACCACTCCAGAGGTGGCTGCGCTGGTGCCAGTAACACTTAAAGCATTTACGCTAGTGTGTGTACAAAATATTGCATATCCAAAGGAACTTCTGACAATAAATCTTAGAGAATAGTTTATCCCTCAACAAAAACGGTAGACAGAATAGTTTTACTACATACCAATGACAAATAGGACTCTGCCAGTATAGcttaattcttttattattaatttttctcttcCACAATATTACAGTATGGTGTAGAGCTATTGCCAAAATATGCCACAACCTGTATATTTTCACCATTTTGTTGACTAAGATGAAAATCGAGGATAATGTTATTGCTAGGGATTAGCTGAACTTACTGCATTAAAACTCCTAATGGGCACCCAGTGAACTCTTACAGATTGTTTAAAGCTGCCTATTTTGATGCTACCCATTGCCATAGCATGTTTGCTGAATCAGATTGTCCATTTGAGATAATAGAGTTAGGCAGGAAATAAGCCCATGGCCTAATAAATAGTGAAATGTTGCCAAACAATCCAAGGCTTGTTTTGAAAGTATActgtaatgataataataatagagcggttttcacttgactgtcgaattgggattggttttggttttggttttggttttactacgtcctttggttggctagtgtatttactttggttttggttttacgacagtcaagtgaaaaccgctctaatgatAATATTTACTGTGACACTAGGGACCTTTAGCAGTGACGACAAGCACGTGAACGTCAACTACCGGAAGTTGGAAAACGAACCATGATGCTACCACGCATGCCCAAACGAGCACGAGCTCGTCGTCCACACCTCGTTGAGGACGCCATTTGCCGCCATTTGACGTCCTGTGGTGAACGTGAGTATTGCTTGActtattttcttctattttcttacttaattttgcaatttcttGAATCCCAAGGTTTTTCTTAGTAGATAAGACAGAAGCCGTAAGTTATTCCTGTTGCTGTGAAGTAAAAAACCCCGATTTTTTCGATGTTGCAGGAAAAATTTGACAGTCTTAGTATAACTGCACTCGGTCAAAGAAGTGATGGATGCAGCAGGAACATCAGGGTAAGTTCAAGCGTTTTTATAAATGTAAGTTGTATTATTTAAACCGCATTTGATAACAGTTTTGTAAAAATCCTGTCGGgatttttatgaagttttgttcgTCTTTGAAAGTCTAAACTATTCGTGTAAATACATTTGAGGTAAGAATCCACCTTTATAGCTAAACTCTGAATAAACTTACCTCACTTTTTTGCTGATATAAAAGCCCTCTCAAAGCCAAGTTGTGGTAGTCGATAATTTTTGCAcatgaagatttttttaaatcgtTCTACAGTCATGTTTTACGCTGTACTGATTTTTACctcgagaaaaaaaactttatttacaagtaatttttaCTGCAGCACAGAAATCGTTTTAGGCAATTAATATGGAATCAAAAGTTTGTAAGCTTACCAGTATTAACACTGActgtaaaaatataattattggcACTTTATTTATATTCAGAAATTATTCCATGAAGTGGTCAGAAGAGCACGATCTCATGCTATGCAGAGAAGTTCTTGTCATGGAACCATTCAAGCACCCAAAGCAAAGTAGAGAGAGAGGAGAAATCTGGGGAGAAATAGCACAAAACTTAAATGGGCTCAGTGTACCCAAATTCACTGTAAGAACGCGGTCTGTTAGGGACAGGCTCACTCTTTTGCTGAGGAAGTAcaaagaaaaggtgagaaaCGAAGAGCAGGGTTCTGGCATGAAATGTGACGAGGAAACAGAATTGGAGATGGCATTGTGTGAAATCATAGAAAAAGAACAGGCAGCTGatttagaaaggaaagaaaacactaACACTCTTACCAAGAAGAATGAAAACGACAAGGCGTCAGCCGAAGAAAGTAGGTTGAAGGCCTTGGAGCGCCTGGGCCaaacaaaaaagaggaatgCTGATTCATGTGAAGTTATCAAACCAAAAAGCAGAAGAAGTACCACTGAAGCTGTGcaaattctaaaagaaaaatttgagaaTGAGAAGGAATTCCGGAAGGAAGAAATGGAATTGAAGAAGAAAGAGCAAGAAAGTAGAGCAGCTCAGCATCAAATGTTGATAGATCAGCAGAGGCAGAACCAGCAACAGTACCAGGATGTAATGAAGATGATGGCTGAACAGCAGCAGAGGCAGGAACAGCAGCTACAGAACTTTCAAATGCTTTTCctgcagcagcaacaacaacagagtCAAATGTTAATGAGTTTACTTGAAAAAGTAATGCCCAAATCCTCATAAGAGCTGGCAAAGGCAAAACAGAAGTTGAAAATCAAATTGTCAACCTTTGGCCCTTTCAGCCCTTTAGTCAGCCATGTTGTTGTTATCATAATTTTTAACTGATTATTTTCCAACTataattttgtctcttttttttttctggtgactTTGCCTGTCCAGCTTGGTGATTAGTTTTTCTTCACCTCGACTTCAAAGGTTGATGGGTTGTTTACACCtctggagaaagaaattttcttaGTGCAGTGTGTACAGTGATCAAAGATACATCGTTGAAGCTAAGATAACTTAAGTAAACCCTTTCACTCTCAAGGATATAGAAGTTATGAATTAAAACTTCAAATTAACTATCACATGGCTGATATAAAATGCTACAAACCTTTGCAGTAACATCACATAAGAGTGATTGCTGCTTGATAGGTAGCAGAGTAATTAAGAATAGGTCTTAAACATCGTCGTGAGAAAGAAAGTAGTACATTGATGTTTAGACATggggagtgaaagggttaaattaaGCTGTCCTTTGAAATTTTAGAACGTTAGTGTTATGATGTTCTCCATTTTCTTACATTTAAGCATAGGTTGAGCAAAACAttgaaataagaataaaatacaCAGACCCTTTTCAGTACTCTTTTGACACATTAGCATGTTATCGCTGAGTGTCCGGCTCTGGAATTATTTATATATTCCTTTTAAGCCTAGGCtatgaaggggggggggggatggggaaggtctttgaatgaatattttaactttttgatggaTTGATCTATAGGCACCAAATTGATCTGGAAATATTCGTTTGTGCCATTATCAattttttgtgacatttgcaTGTCCATAACAACCACATGAATCAAACTTGCATGTGTgccgttttcttttattttcttcctgTACATTAAAGGTGCTTTTTTAAAGTATAATTCCTTCTTTCCAACAGTCTATTTTACATTCCATTACACTGAATATGATCCAGGAAGGAGAAAATACATCATCAAAATCAGTACAGCTAGACTACAATTCATTGAAAGTATTGTTCCAGGGAAGGGGGTTCAATACCAAAATAATCACTGGTGTTATTACCATAAAGGCATGTAATGGCGTTACGGAGAAGTGCGCAGACAACATACATTTTACCGACGCTGCTAAGGCCTATCTTCAAATTCTTTTTGTagtcaagaaatttaaaagaattaatgacGTCACCGAATAACCATTCTACAGAAATCCGTAAAGCGCTCATAGCCTCGTTGTAATCCTGCATGAGGGGTGTAAGTGGGACACGACGGAACGGTGTTTGGAGATGAACTCGGAGAGGGTAGGCCAAATCTCCATAAATGCACATAGCTTGAGCTGCTGGATTATAGGCGTACTGTTGAAGGTCCCGCAGTAGTCCAGAATCATTTAACATCCCTGCGTCGTGTTTACGCCCCTCTAGAAACGAAATTAGAATCAAACATGAGAAGAGaatttttttcgggggggggaggaggttatttaagtttaaaacactcACGTTTTATTACAAACTCACCAACTG
The sequence above is a segment of the Porites lutea chromosome 3, jaPorLute2.1, whole genome shotgun sequence genome. Coding sequences within it:
- the LOC140929491 gene encoding uncharacterized protein yields the protein MDAAGTSGNYSMKWSEEHDLMLCREVLVMEPFKHPKQSRERGEIWGEIAQNLNGLSVPKFTVRTRSVRDRLTLLLRKYKEKVRNEEQGSGMKCDEETELEMALCEIIEKEQAADLERKENTNTLTKKNENDKASAEESRLKALERLGQTKKRNADSCEVIKPKSRRSTTEAVQILKEKFENEKEFRKEEMELKKKEQESRAAQHQMLIDQQRQNQQQYQDVMKMMAEQQQRQEQQLQNFQMLFLQQQQQQSQMLMSLLEKVMPKSS